The nucleotide window TTATTTTTGATTGAGGGAAACCAGATGTTACAGAAATGAGGAACAACAGGAGGCTGAGGGGAAGGAACCTGTTCATATAATGATACGATGCATTTTTAATTATTAACTGCTAATGTAATTATTGTCAGTGATTTATATTAATTTATTTATCAACAAAAATCTTTGTTTCTTTGCCTCATGATTCAAGTGAAAACCTATACTGTCGAGGAGGCAAAAAGGAAAATGGAGCACTATTGTGCTTACCAAGAACGGTGTCATAAAGAAGTACGAGAAAAGTTGATAAAAATGAGGATGATACCAAATGTCATCGATCTTATTATTACCCATTTAATCAATGAGAACTACCTGAATGAACAACGTTTTGCCAACACATATGTACTGGGAAAGTTCAGAATTAAAAAATGGGGAAAATTCCGGCTTGCTCAAGAACTGAAAAAGAGGGAACTTTCCAAATATACTATAAATAAAGCGTTGTCCAATATTTCTGAAAAGGAGTACTTCGAAACGTTTGATGAATTAGCAGAAAAAAAATTCAATTCACTTAGATCAACTAACAAGCCAACCGATAGGAAAAAATTGGCTGATTACCTATTATATAGGGGGTGGGAACCCCAATTTGTTTATGATAAGGTAGCTGATTTATTCAGTGCAAAATGATTTTTTAAGAAGCCATTTTTTGTATTGTCTTAGCAGTTCTTTCTAAGGCTTCATTATTTTTCCAATCTATCCATTTTTGACCTTTCCATCTGCGCATAAGGTTGTCGTAGTGTCTCATGACCATTATATTGTAGGCCGCCTTAGCTAGATTTTGAGGTTTTCTTGGAATAGATCTTAAGCTTAGAGAAAAGCCCGGTGTTATATATTTCATATAATGCCAATAACCTTCAGGCATATATAGAACATCGCCGTGTTCAAGATGGGTTATAAAACCTTTGGTTTTCTTAAGGGCTGGCCATTTTTCAAAATCGGGATTTGAAAAATCTATATCCTCACGTACAATTAATGAATGAGGGATTTTATACATGTATGGGGTTTGCTTTTGATCAAATAAAATGCACTTTTTTTGACCTTCAAAATGAAAATGGAAAATATTGGCAAGATCGATGTCGTAATGCATAAAGGTATAAGAATCTCTGCCTCCAAAAAATAACATGGGTAGTCCTTTCAGAAATTTGATGCCCATATCAGGGTATTCAAAATCTTGCTTCAATATTGGTACCTCCCTTAAGATGTTCCAAAGGAAAATTCTATATCGAGTGGGTTCCCTTTTAAGTAAATCGATATAGTCAGACATTTTCATAGTGGTATGAGGTTGGTTAAAACCATCTTCATGGGAAACAGGACGATCATCATAAAGCGGGACTTTTTTGTCTCCGGCAACTTCCTTAAAATAATCGAAATTC belongs to Aegicerativicinus sediminis and includes:
- a CDS encoding regulatory protein RecX codes for the protein MIQVKTYTVEEAKRKMEHYCAYQERCHKEVREKLIKMRMIPNVIDLIITHLINENYLNEQRFANTYVLGKFRIKKWGKFRLAQELKKRELSKYTINKALSNISEKEYFETFDELAEKKFNSLRSTNKPTDRKKLADYLLYRGWEPQFVYDKVADLFSAK
- a CDS encoding cupin-like domain-containing protein; protein product: MILSDIDRVKTISKQDFIDNYYKPQKPLVIENFSNGWPAKSKWNFDYFKEVAGDKKVPLYDDRPVSHEDGFNQPHTTMKMSDYIDLLKREPTRYRIFLWNILREVPILKQDFEYPDMGIKFLKGLPMLFFGGRDSYTFMHYDIDLANIFHFHFEGQKKCILFDQKQTPYMYKIPHSLIVREDIDFSNPDFEKWPALKKTKGFITHLEHGDVLYMPEGYWHYMKYITPGFSLSLRSIPRKPQNLAKAAYNIMVMRHYDNLMRRWKGQKWIDWKNNEALERTAKTIQKMAS